The following proteins are co-located in the Sulfitobacter guttiformis genome:
- a CDS encoding DUF1045 domain-containing protein: MFERYAVFYTPTGDLADFGAAWLGWDSARGTACAPTELEGVDIERITATPRKYGLHGTLKAPFRLAKDTCQSALEAAIETFAERVKPCPLGSLDLRHQNGFIALRPAQDGPLVQDFAAEVIKAFDPFRAPLSDAEIARRRKARLSARQDAQLLAWGYPFIFEDFHFHLTLSGSMPAKAADPVMAALRPCLMDKVADPFTLDAVTLMGEDSNGLFHQIHRYALTG, translated from the coding sequence ATGTTTGAACGATATGCTGTTTTTTACACACCAACCGGCGATCTTGCCGATTTCGGCGCAGCTTGGCTGGGATGGGATTCGGCACGGGGAACCGCGTGCGCTCCAACGGAGCTGGAGGGTGTCGATATCGAAAGAATCACGGCGACACCGCGCAAATACGGCCTGCATGGCACGTTGAAAGCGCCTTTCAGGCTGGCCAAAGATACATGCCAAAGCGCGCTTGAAGCTGCTATAGAAACTTTTGCAGAGAGGGTGAAACCTTGCCCTTTGGGGTCCCTTGATCTGCGGCATCAGAACGGGTTTATTGCCTTGCGCCCCGCGCAGGACGGCCCGTTGGTTCAGGATTTCGCCGCTGAAGTCATAAAGGCATTTGATCCGTTTCGCGCACCACTGTCCGACGCAGAGATTGCGCGCCGCCGCAAGGCACGGCTTAGCGCGCGGCAGGACGCACAGCTGCTTGCATGGGGTTACCCCTTTATCTTCGAGGATTTCCATTTCCACCTGACGCTGAGCGGCTCCATGCCCGCGAAGGCAGCAGATCCGGTCATGGCCGCCCTCCGCCCTTGCCTGATGGACAAGGTTGCTGATCCCTTCACGCTCGACGCAGTCACCCTCATGGGTGAGGACAGCAACGGGCTGTTCCACCAAATCCATCGCTACGCCCTCACAGGATAA
- the phnN gene encoding phosphonate metabolism protein/1,5-bisphosphokinase (PRPP-forming) PhnN, whose protein sequence is MTGRMIAIVGPSGVGKDSVMAGMTEADPRLLVVRRVITREADAGGEDFESITPDMFRKHEAAGQFALSWGAHGLQYGVPASVHDQIRGGHDVLVNLSRGILEEANRCFPRLQVIALTANPDILAARLAARARESAGQIARRLKRAANPIPEGIAFLELDNSGCLSRTVQAALDHLYPVRA, encoded by the coding sequence ATGACCGGGCGGATGATCGCCATCGTGGGGCCGTCCGGTGTGGGCAAGGACAGCGTGATGGCGGGGATGACTGAGGCTGATCCGCGTCTGTTGGTGGTGCGGCGGGTGATCACCCGTGAGGCTGATGCTGGCGGGGAGGACTTCGAGAGTATAACGCCTGACATGTTTCGCAAGCATGAGGCAGCAGGGCAGTTTGCATTGAGTTGGGGCGCGCACGGCTTGCAATACGGTGTACCCGCTAGCGTCCATGACCAAATCAGAGGCGGGCATGATGTGCTGGTAAATCTGTCACGCGGCATTCTGGAGGAGGCCAACCGATGCTTTCCACGCCTGCAGGTGATTGCCTTGACTGCAAACCCTGACATCCTCGCGGCGCGCCTTGCCGCGCGGGCACGCGAGAGCGCTGGACAGATCGCGCGGCGACTAAAGCGTGCAGCCAATCCCATACCTGAAGGGATAGCGTTTCTGGAACTCGACAACAGTGGTTGTCTGTCGCGAACGGTTCAGGCCGCCCTCGACCATCTTTATCCTGTGAGGGCGTAG
- a CDS encoding MarR family winged helix-turn-helix transcriptional regulator, protein MAGPQTAHDQNFGIHDAEQRPAMLEAKLWDNPCPFTFRLNYLALLYNTPLYTWIQDTYGLKRPEYVVIYSLALTDGGSARDISETSGFPKNTLSRAIKRLELMGMIEAREKAPGGRRKQALRLSAKGRKLFNETRPTFEAMERRMLTTLSEGERQMLFELMSKVVLGAQDWAGELPAQTQFATPELHKGEPQ, encoded by the coding sequence ATGGCAGGCCCTCAGACAGCGCATGATCAAAACTTTGGCATACACGATGCCGAGCAGAGGCCAGCCATGCTCGAGGCCAAGCTGTGGGATAATCCCTGCCCGTTTACGTTCCGTCTCAACTATCTGGCACTTTTATATAATACGCCGCTCTACACATGGATTCAGGACACCTACGGGCTCAAGCGGCCCGAGTATGTCGTGATCTATTCGCTGGCGCTGACCGATGGTGGCAGCGCGCGCGACATTTCCGAAACATCGGGATTTCCGAAAAACACACTAAGCAGGGCGATCAAACGCCTGGAGCTTATGGGCATGATTGAAGCGCGTGAAAAGGCTCCCGGCGGGCGGCGCAAACAGGCGCTGCGCCTGTCGGCCAAAGGCCGCAAACTGTTCAACGAAACGCGGCCGACCTTCGAGGCAATGGAAAGACGTATGCTGACCACCCTATCCGAAGGCGAGCGGCAAATGCTGTTCGAACTGATGTCAAAAGTCGTGCTCGGCGCGCAGGATTGGGCGGGAGAGCTGCCTGCGCAAACACAGTTTGCGACACCTGAATTACACAAAGGAGAGCCGCAATGA
- the phnL gene encoding phosphonate C-P lyase system protein PhnL — MISIENISKSFVLHNQGGVEIPVMQGASLRVEAGECVALIGASGAGKSTLMRMIYGNYLTASGRIMIGDLDVASAAPREIIELRRMTLGYVSQFLRVVPRVSTLDVVCEPLLTTGTPRAQAVETAQELLSRLNIPERLWSLSPTTFSGGEQQRVNIARGFAYPYPALLLDEPTASLDPLNRATVLSMVGEAKARGAAIIGIFHDHAARDALCDQQLDVTQFTPGLMA, encoded by the coding sequence ATGATTTCTATCGAAAATATCTCCAAATCCTTTGTTCTGCACAATCAGGGGGGTGTCGAAATTCCCGTGATGCAAGGGGCAAGCCTTCGGGTGGAGGCAGGCGAATGTGTGGCTCTGATTGGCGCGTCGGGTGCGGGAAAGTCGACATTGATGCGGATGATTTATGGCAACTATCTCACGGCATCGGGACGGATTATGATCGGGGATCTGGATGTTGCCAGCGCTGCGCCCCGAGAGATAATCGAGTTACGCCGCATGACGCTCGGCTATGTCAGCCAGTTTCTGCGTGTCGTGCCGCGTGTCTCGACACTTGATGTTGTGTGCGAGCCATTGCTGACTACAGGTACGCCGCGTGCGCAGGCGGTGGAGACGGCGCAGGAATTGCTGTCGCGGCTCAATATCCCCGAACGCTTGTGGTCGCTTAGCCCAACAACATTTTCAGGAGGCGAGCAGCAGCGGGTCAACATCGCCCGCGGCTTTGCCTATCCTTATCCAGCACTGCTGTTGGATGAACCAACCGCCAGCCTTGATCCTTTGAACCGCGCTACGGTCCTGTCGATGGTCGGAGAGGCAAAAGCCCGCGGCGCTGCAATTATCGGTATCTTTCACGACCACGCCGCACGCGATGCGCTGTGCGATCAACAACTGGATGTAACGCAATTTACACCCGGTTTGATGGCATGA
- a CDS encoding creatininase family protein, which produces MNVAQMNWRDIEAAAARDPRCILPIGSTEQHAQLSVCVDLILAERVATEAASPLNVPVFPVMPYGLAPYFKDFPGTISLRVETLMAVVRDIIASLRQAGFTQILIVNGHGGNNPVGALAQELMAEYGDVSIKFHNWWNAPLTWAKIQSIDTTGSHANWMENFPWTRLAHAPAPEGEKPMVDMAMMKACPPAQTRVLLKDGSFGGPWQRPDTEMQAIWEVGVAETRAALEGPWAEFGND; this is translated from the coding sequence ATGAATGTTGCACAAATGAATTGGCGCGATATCGAGGCGGCGGCCGCGCGTGACCCGCGCTGCATCCTTCCCATAGGCTCGACCGAGCAGCACGCGCAGCTATCAGTCTGCGTCGATCTCATTTTGGCCGAGCGCGTGGCGACAGAGGCAGCGTCGCCGCTTAACGTGCCTGTTTTTCCGGTCATGCCTTACGGGCTTGCCCCCTATTTCAAGGACTTTCCCGGAACGATTTCATTGAGGGTCGAGACATTGATGGCTGTCGTGCGTGACATCATCGCATCGTTGCGACAGGCAGGATTCACCCAGATTCTGATTGTAAACGGCCACGGCGGTAATAATCCGGTGGGCGCGCTAGCACAGGAATTGATGGCCGAATACGGCGATGTCTCGATCAAATTTCATAATTGGTGGAATGCGCCGCTGACATGGGCAAAGATCCAGTCGATTGATACCACTGGTTCCCATGCCAACTGGATGGAGAATTTTCCGTGGACGCGTCTTGCCCATGCCCCCGCACCGGAAGGTGAAAAACCGATGGTCGATATGGCGATGATGAAGGCCTGTCCACCTGCTCAAACGCGGGTATTGCTCAAGGATGGCTCATTCGGGGGTCCATGGCAGCGGCCGGATACCGAAATGCAAGCGATATGGGAGGTTGGCGTGGCCGAAACCCGTGCAGCACTTGAAGGACCATGGGCGGAGTTTGGCAATGACTGA
- a CDS encoding alpha-D-ribose 1-methylphosphonate 5-triphosphate diphosphatase codes for MTNQTILANARLILETEIVTGSVVMEGGFISEINSGSTVPKGGIDLQGDYLAPGLVELHTDNLERHLSPRPRVDWPYRAAILAHDRELAGTGITTVFDAIRVGSIVSGSSSRYGKYARRMADEILAVRAAGMLRISHHIHLRAEICSETLAEELAEFTPEDRIGIVSMMDHTPGQRQFADLSKFETYVRGKYSFGDQEFRDYVDFLYGLQDKFGTRHEAATVSAATRLGAALASHDDTTARQVAASHAYGVTLAEFPTTVAAADACHAQGIATIMGAPNLIRGGSHSGNVAAADLARVDRLDILSSDYVPAGLLMAAVQLGDIWDDLPRGMATVTSRPAAAVGLKDRGSLSTGKRGDVIRFSILEDTPILQETWSAGARVF; via the coding sequence ATGACAAACCAGACAATTCTTGCCAATGCTAGGCTGATCCTCGAGACCGAGATAGTTACCGGATCGGTCGTGATGGAGGGCGGTTTCATCAGCGAGATTAATAGCGGTAGCACCGTGCCCAAGGGTGGAATCGACCTGCAGGGCGATTACCTGGCTCCCGGTTTGGTGGAGTTACATACCGACAACCTCGAGCGGCACCTCTCCCCGCGTCCGCGCGTCGACTGGCCCTATCGCGCCGCTATTCTCGCGCATGACCGAGAGTTGGCAGGCACGGGTATCACAACTGTTTTCGATGCGATCCGGGTGGGTTCTATCGTGTCGGGCAGTAGCTCGCGTTATGGGAAATATGCGCGGCGGATGGCGGACGAAATTTTGGCAGTGCGCGCGGCCGGTATGCTTCGGATCAGCCACCATATTCATTTGCGCGCCGAGATCTGCTCGGAGACTCTGGCCGAGGAACTGGCAGAATTCACCCCCGAGGACCGCATTGGTATCGTGTCTATGATGGATCACACACCCGGCCAGCGACAATTTGCGGATCTGTCCAAGTTTGAGACATATGTACGTGGAAAATACAGTTTTGGTGATCAGGAGTTTCGGGATTACGTCGATTTCCTGTATGGTCTTCAGGATAAATTCGGGACCCGCCATGAAGCTGCAACTGTGTCGGCGGCCACGCGGTTGGGCGCGGCACTTGCCAGTCATGATGACACTACGGCACGACAGGTTGCGGCCAGTCATGCCTACGGTGTGACCCTTGCTGAATTTCCGACAACGGTCGCGGCTGCTGATGCCTGCCATGCACAGGGGATCGCCACAATCATGGGTGCGCCTAATCTCATTCGGGGGGGGTCCCACTCCGGTAATGTGGCGGCGGCTGATTTGGCCCGCGTTGACCGCCTTGATATTCTGTCATCGGATTATGTGCCTGCGGGGCTGCTGATGGCTGCCGTTCAATTGGGTGATATCTGGGATGATCTGCCGCGCGGAATGGCGACGGTTACATCGCGTCCTGCCGCTGCCGTTGGGCTGAAAGATCGCGGATCGCTTTCCACGGGGAAGCGGGGGGATGTGATCAGGTTCTCGATTTTGGAGGACACGCCGATACTTCAAGAAACATGGAGCGCTGGTGCGCGCGTTTTCTGA
- the phnK gene encoding phosphonate C-P lyase system protein PhnK encodes MTPLLQVENVAKHYGTRVGCTDVSFDLYPGEVMGIVGESGSGKSTLLNCLAGQLTPDAGAVRYDTRADGLRDTITMSEPERRMLGRTDWAFVHQHARDGLRMNVSAGGNVGERLMAVNARHYGEIRASAVDWLGRVEIAEERIDDRPTAFSGGMQQRLQIARNLVSGPRLVFMDEPTGGLDVSVQARLLDLLRGLVREMGLSAIIVTHDLAVVRLLADRLMVMKDGRVIETGLTDQVLDDPQHPYTQLLVSSVLQV; translated from the coding sequence ATGACGCCGCTCTTGCAGGTCGAGAATGTCGCAAAACATTATGGTACGCGAGTTGGCTGCACAGATGTATCGTTTGATCTTTATCCCGGTGAGGTGATGGGGATTGTCGGCGAGAGCGGGTCGGGTAAATCCACGTTGCTCAATTGCCTCGCGGGGCAACTGACGCCGGACGCCGGTGCTGTGCGCTACGATACCCGAGCGGATGGCTTGCGCGACACCATCACCATGTCCGAGCCGGAGCGCCGCATGTTAGGGCGTACCGATTGGGCTTTTGTGCACCAACATGCTCGTGACGGGCTGCGCATGAACGTCAGTGCTGGTGGAAATGTGGGCGAGCGGTTGATGGCTGTGAATGCGCGGCACTACGGTGAAATTCGCGCCTCTGCCGTGGATTGGCTGGGCCGTGTCGAGATTGCGGAGGAACGGATTGACGACCGCCCCACCGCATTTTCCGGTGGAATGCAGCAGCGTTTGCAGATTGCGCGCAATCTGGTGTCGGGACCGCGGTTGGTGTTCATGGATGAACCCACTGGCGGCCTTGATGTGTCGGTGCAGGCGCGGTTGCTGGATTTGCTGCGCGGACTGGTGCGCGAGATGGGGCTGAGCGCCATTATCGTCACCCATGACCTTGCCGTTGTACGCCTATTGGCAGACCGCCTGATGGTGATGAAAGACGGGCGCGTGATCGAGACGGGTCTGACCGATCAGGTGCTGGACGATCCCCAGCACCCCTATACCCAGCTTCTTGTTTCTTCTGTTTTGCAGGTGTGA
- a CDS encoding SDR family NAD(P)-dependent oxidoreductase, with protein MTARTALVTGVVGGIGAAIASRLAADGARVVLTDLAGDALENAAAERGLPALGCDLCDPVAVHDLHARITADYGAPLMLVNAAGGVCNQVGTALEDVDPAAWHRIFAVNVDATLYLSQSLVPAMKTAGWGRIVTISSGAGLRPSLTGIHAYTAAKHALVGLTKQLSLELGQHGITVNSIAPGFVLSNPATRRQWDAYGPEGQTQLVQRIHTRRLGTPEDIAAAAAFLTSAQASWITGQILSVDGGIS; from the coding sequence ATGACCGCGCGCACCGCCCTTGTGACCGGCGTGGTCGGTGGTATCGGTGCCGCAATTGCATCACGCCTCGCGGCAGATGGCGCCCGCGTTGTGCTGACTGATCTGGCGGGTGACGCGCTCGAGAATGCTGCCGCCGAACGCGGCCTGCCGGCGCTCGGTTGTGATTTGTGTGACCCTGTTGCAGTGCATGATCTTCATGCCCGAATTACTGCCGATTACGGTGCGCCGCTCATGCTGGTGAATGCAGCAGGCGGGGTTTGCAATCAGGTTGGCACTGCATTGGAGGATGTCGACCCCGCAGCGTGGCACCGTATTTTTGCGGTCAACGTCGACGCGACCCTTTACTTGTCACAATCGCTTGTTCCCGCAATGAAAACAGCAGGGTGGGGACGGATCGTGACAATAAGTTCGGGTGCCGGCCTGCGCCCCAGCTTGACTGGGATACATGCCTACACTGCCGCCAAACATGCCCTTGTCGGCCTGACAAAACAGCTCAGCCTTGAGCTGGGCCAACATGGTATTACCGTTAATTCCATCGCGCCCGGCTTTGTGCTGTCCAATCCCGCAACACGGCGCCAGTGGGATGCTTACGGCCCTGAAGGGCAGACGCAACTGGTACAGCGCATTCACACCCGACGGCTGGGTACGCCAGAAGATATTGCCGCCGCCGCCGCCTTCCTGACCTCCGCGCAGGCAAGCTGGATCACAGGACAGATCCTCAGCGTAGATGGCGGCATAAGCTGA
- a CDS encoding ketopantoate reductase family protein — translation MTEDPILIWGAGAIGGILGAYWARAGVPVLMVDIVPEHVNACATTGLSIEGPVEEFRQIVPCVTPDQLTGVYSRIVLAVKAHATEGALAQLKPHLAQDGYVLSAQNGLNERVIAQHIGADRTIGAFVNYGADWVGPGRILFGNRAAVVVGEIDGMIRPRTTELHQLMQIFEPDAVLTEDIWAYLWGKLGYGAMLFATALSMDSMTENFADPARGPALMGLAREVMKTALAEGVSPKPFNGFEPSSFLPDAGDDAARKSLSELAFFNSKTAKTHTGIYRDLAVRKRKTEVDPQVGTVAQIAASHGIDTPLLRKLVELIHDIEEGRRDMSEETFHELTKVLA, via the coding sequence ATGACTGAAGATCCAATCCTGATTTGGGGCGCAGGTGCCATTGGCGGAATTCTGGGGGCCTATTGGGCACGGGCCGGCGTACCGGTTCTGATGGTCGATATTGTCCCGGAGCATGTTAATGCCTGCGCTACCACCGGCCTGAGCATCGAAGGTCCGGTAGAGGAATTCCGGCAGATCGTACCCTGCGTCACACCAGACCAGCTCACCGGTGTTTATTCTCGGATTGTCCTCGCCGTCAAAGCTCATGCAACCGAAGGTGCGCTGGCCCAGCTGAAGCCCCATCTGGCGCAAGACGGTTATGTCCTGTCTGCGCAGAACGGTTTGAACGAGCGGGTGATTGCGCAACACATCGGTGCCGATCGTACAATCGGCGCGTTCGTAAACTACGGTGCGGATTGGGTTGGTCCGGGCCGGATCTTGTTTGGCAACCGCGCTGCCGTAGTCGTCGGTGAAATCGACGGTATGATCCGTCCCCGCACCACCGAGCTGCATCAGCTGATGCAGATATTCGAGCCTGATGCTGTGCTGACAGAGGATATCTGGGCATATCTGTGGGGGAAGCTTGGCTATGGCGCGATGCTGTTTGCAACCGCTTTGAGCATGGATAGCATGACGGAAAATTTCGCAGATCCCGCGCGTGGCCCTGCCCTTATGGGTCTCGCCCGCGAGGTAATGAAGACTGCCCTCGCCGAAGGGGTCTCGCCCAAGCCCTTTAACGGGTTCGAGCCAAGCTCCTTTCTGCCGGATGCGGGCGACGATGCAGCGCGCAAAAGCCTGTCCGAACTTGCATTTTTCAATTCAAAAACCGCCAAGACCCATACAGGTATTTACCGTGATCTAGCCGTGCGCAAACGCAAAACCGAGGTTGATCCACAGGTCGGCACAGTCGCACAAATTGCGGCAAGCCACGGCATTGACACGCCCCTGCTGCGCAAATTGGTCGAGCTGATCCACGATATCGAAGAAGGCCGCCGCGACATGTCGGAAGAGACATTCCATGAGCTGACCAAGGTGCTGGCATGA
- a CDS encoding M20/M25/M40 family metallo-hydrolase: MTDPVLTYALSREAHLIEDLKTLVSFPSVGADPAMAQGMEDARQFIEARITAMGFQKSQRLTPLDGSGQPALYAERMDAPGKPTVLVYAHYDVQPADPVEKWHTPPFDATEVDGRLFGRGISDDKAPMMIALDTLAAFIAVEERLPVNIKLLIEGEEETGSPSLTSILETHRDLLAADAVLSADGARWRPDLVALNVGSRGNTGFEMRVQTATQDLHSGRYGGIVANPLHVMSRLIASLHDADGHIAAAGFYDGVTEPTAAERAEIAAIPDNDKNTFDAIHASPHGEAGFSTLERLWVRPTLDVNGMWGGYTGAGSKTVIPNEAFAKITMRLVPGQVPQRAKEAVVAHLHAHLPDYATLEIYGERGQGGAYAVPPEHPLLAAATAALHKTSGQIPLKVRIGASLPLTEIVHRVLGMDTVMFSFSLSDEKFHAPNEFFRLSSIKDGLAAWVQIMREIALIDPVSFSPFRRE, translated from the coding sequence ATGACCGACCCTGTTTTGACTTACGCCCTCTCCCGCGAAGCGCATCTGATCGAAGATCTGAAAACGCTTGTTTCATTCCCCTCGGTAGGTGCCGATCCTGCAATGGCGCAGGGGATGGAGGATGCCCGGCAGTTTATCGAGGCGCGGATTACCGCCATGGGGTTTCAAAAGTCACAGCGCCTCACACCACTTGATGGCAGCGGGCAACCAGCACTCTATGCCGAGCGGATGGACGCACCGGGAAAACCCACGGTGCTTGTCTATGCCCACTATGATGTTCAGCCCGCCGATCCTGTAGAGAAATGGCACACGCCTCCGTTTGACGCCACCGAAGTTGACGGCAGGCTGTTCGGTCGCGGCATTTCCGATGACAAGGCACCAATGATGATCGCGCTCGACACGCTTGCGGCTTTCATTGCCGTAGAGGAGCGCCTGCCCGTCAACATCAAACTGCTGATAGAGGGCGAAGAAGAAACCGGCTCGCCCTCCCTCACTTCCATTCTCGAAACCCACCGCGATTTGCTCGCAGCGGACGCGGTACTGTCTGCGGACGGGGCGCGATGGCGGCCCGATCTGGTGGCGCTTAACGTGGGATCACGGGGCAACACCGGCTTTGAGATGCGGGTCCAGACAGCGACGCAAGATCTTCACTCAGGCCGCTATGGCGGCATTGTCGCAAATCCCTTGCACGTCATGTCACGCCTGATCGCAAGCTTGCATGATGCGGACGGCCACATCGCGGCGGCAGGCTTCTATGACGGCGTGACCGAGCCTACGGCGGCGGAGCGCGCAGAGATCGCGGCGATCCCCGACAATGACAAAAACACCTTTGATGCCATCCATGCCTCCCCGCACGGCGAGGCGGGCTTTTCCACGCTGGAGAGGCTTTGGGTGCGTCCTACCCTTGATGTGAACGGGATGTGGGGCGGCTATACCGGCGCGGGCTCTAAAACGGTGATCCCGAACGAGGCTTTTGCGAAAATAACCATGCGCCTAGTGCCCGGTCAGGTTCCGCAACGCGCCAAGGAGGCGGTGGTAGCGCATCTTCATGCGCATTTGCCAGACTATGCCACCCTTGAGATTTATGGCGAGCGCGGACAGGGCGGTGCCTATGCCGTGCCACCGGAGCATCCGCTTCTGGCTGCCGCTACCGCAGCATTGCACAAAACGAGTGGTCAGATCCCGCTCAAGGTGCGTATCGGCGCGTCCCTGCCCCTCACGGAAATTGTACACCGCGTTTTGGGAATGGATACAGTCATGTTTTCCTTTTCACTCTCGGACGAAAAATTTCATGCTCCAAACGAATTTTTCCGCCTGTCCTCAATCAAAGACGGGTTAGCAGCCTGGGTCCAGATCATGCGCGAAATTGCGTTAATCGACCCTGTTTCGTTCTCGCCATTCCGCCGCGAATGA
- a CDS encoding DMT family transporter: MTPLTAINNPYGAALLIAAAAVFTADVTALRFLSPDVPFALIIFFRALSQLVIVSVWIMVRYPFRFRSSRWHRLVLRGVTSLVCWWLYYASFQSLDLALASTLTFTTSLFTIALAPLVLGERIGGRRAFTAVLGFGGVLIASGVKEFAVETGVLFGLGSAFAAAILIFQNRVLARTEHTSTIMFWIALVASIGTLPGAVAGWTTVNFHDALLLALAGTLGTLGMLFTVEAYRFGEVAALATFPYVRILFALAVGYFIFAEAPSLREITGAAIIVICGFLAHEFRGKPARP, encoded by the coding sequence ATGACGCCCCTTACTGCCATCAATAATCCCTATGGAGCGGCGTTGCTGATTGCTGCCGCTGCGGTGTTTACGGCGGATGTAACCGCCTTGCGGTTTTTGAGCCCCGATGTGCCATTTGCACTGATCATTTTCTTTCGCGCCCTTAGTCAGCTTGTCATCGTCTCAGTCTGGATTATGGTGCGCTATCCTTTCCGCTTCCGCTCTTCGCGCTGGCACCGGCTGGTGCTGCGCGGTGTGACAAGTCTGGTGTGTTGGTGGCTCTATTATGCGAGTTTCCAGTCTCTTGACCTCGCCCTTGCGTCCACGCTTACATTTACAACATCGTTGTTTACCATCGCCCTCGCACCCTTGGTGTTGGGCGAGCGGATCGGGGGGCGCCGCGCCTTCACGGCCGTGCTTGGCTTTGGCGGTGTTCTGATCGCCAGCGGCGTTAAGGAGTTTGCGGTCGAGACGGGCGTATTATTCGGCCTCGGCTCTGCCTTTGCTGCAGCTATTTTAATTTTTCAAAATCGTGTTCTGGCGCGCACAGAACATACGTCGACAATCATGTTCTGGATCGCTTTGGTGGCCAGCATCGGCACCCTGCCCGGTGCAGTGGCGGGCTGGACTACCGTCAATTTTCACGACGCGCTGTTGCTGGCGCTTGCAGGCACGCTTGGCACGCTCGGAATGTTGTTTACGGTCGAGGCTTACCGCTTTGGCGAAGTTGCGGCACTCGCGACGTTCCCCTACGTGAGGATATTGTTTGCGCTGGCTGTCGGCTATTTCATCTTTGCCGAGGCTCCTTCCCTTCGCGAAATTACCGGTGCCGCGATCATCGTGATCTGCGGATTTCTCGCACATGAATTCAGAGGAAAACCGGCGCGCCCCTAA
- a CDS encoding alpha-D-ribose 1-methylphosphonate 5-phosphate C-P-lyase PhnJ: MSEYNFAYLDEQTKRMIRRAILKGLAIPGYQVPFASREMPMPYGWGTGGVQVSAAVLTPDDTLKVIDQGADDTTNAVSIRRFFQKTAGVATTEATGDATVIQTRHRIPEHDLRSDQIIVYQVPIPEPLRFLEPSEVETRKMHSLEEYGLMHVKLYEDISQHGDIATSYAYPVKVEGRYVMDPSPIPKFDNPKLEMAGIQLFGAGREQRIYAVPPYTKVVSLDFEDYPFQPTKADHACDLCGSDESYLDELIVDDAGGRMFMCSDTDFCATRRREGHVGAQGTPFKEDAA; the protein is encoded by the coding sequence ATGAGTGAATACAACTTTGCCTATCTGGATGAACAGACGAAGAGAATGATACGCCGCGCGATTCTCAAGGGACTGGCAATACCCGGTTATCAGGTGCCGTTTGCGAGCCGCGAGATGCCGATGCCTTATGGCTGGGGCACGGGTGGTGTGCAGGTATCGGCGGCTGTGCTGACGCCTGATGACACGCTCAAGGTGATTGATCAGGGGGCTGATGATACGACCAATGCTGTTTCAATCCGACGGTTTTTCCAGAAAACTGCGGGCGTCGCGACGACCGAGGCGACCGGAGATGCGACAGTTATTCAGACACGCCACCGGATACCGGAACACGACCTGCGCTCGGACCAGATTATTGTCTATCAGGTGCCAATCCCCGAGCCGCTGCGCTTTTTGGAGCCCTCGGAGGTCGAGACCCGCAAGATGCACAGTCTGGAGGAATACGGGCTTATGCACGTTAAGCTGTATGAGGATATAAGCCAGCACGGCGATATTGCGACGTCCTATGCCTATCCTGTAAAAGTGGAGGGACGATATGTTATGGACCCGTCACCGATCCCCAAATTCGACAACCCGAAGCTGGAAATGGCAGGGATACAGCTGTTCGGCGCTGGGCGCGAGCAACGGATTTACGCGGTTCCGCCCTACACAAAGGTCGTGAGCCTCGATTTCGAGGATTACCCGTTCCAGCCGACCAAGGCAGACCATGCATGTGATTTATGCGGTTCTGATGAAAGCTATCTTGATGAACTGATCGTTGATGATGCGGGCGGGCGGATGTTTATGTGTTCTGACACCGATTTCTGCGCGACACGGCGCAGGGAAGGTCATGTGGGCGCGCAGGGAACACCCTTTAAGGAGGACGCAGCATGA